Proteins from a genomic interval of Pelagibaculum spongiae:
- the metF gene encoding methylenetetrahydrofolate reductase [NAD(P)H] produces MRSQLKYRVDYSFEFFPPKTDKGAENIKVAAQQLAALNPKFFSCTFGAGGSTQEKTGETVSMIKEVTGIATAPHLSCIGSKKDNIRQMLLDYKAQGIDRIVALRGDMPSGMGSPGELRFANELVEFIREVTGDHFHIEVAAYPEFHPQSFNADDDLKNFKRKVEAGANSAITQYFFNPDSYFRYVDSLEKIGVDIPVVPGIMPITNYAQLARFSHMCGAEIPRWLRKRLEGFYDDREAIADYGIDVISELCRSLLEGGAPGLHFYTLNRSDTSIKIFKNLGLTD; encoded by the coding sequence ATGAGATCACAATTAAAATATCGCGTTGATTACAGCTTTGAGTTTTTCCCACCTAAAACTGACAAAGGTGCCGAAAATATCAAAGTCGCAGCACAACAACTGGCTGCGTTAAATCCTAAATTTTTCTCTTGCACCTTTGGTGCCGGCGGATCAACCCAGGAAAAAACTGGTGAAACGGTTTCGATGATTAAAGAAGTCACCGGAATTGCAACTGCACCACATTTATCTTGCATCGGCTCGAAAAAAGATAATATTCGCCAGATGCTTTTAGATTATAAAGCTCAGGGCATTGACCGGATTGTTGCATTACGCGGTGATATGCCTTCAGGCATGGGTAGCCCGGGCGAACTCCGCTTTGCCAATGAATTGGTGGAATTTATTCGTGAAGTTACCGGTGATCATTTCCATATCGAAGTAGCGGCTTACCCTGAATTTCATCCGCAATCATTTAATGCCGATGATGATTTAAAAAACTTTAAACGCAAAGTCGAAGCTGGTGCCAACTCAGCGATTACCCAGTATTTTTTCAACCCAGATTCTTATTTCCGGTATGTGGATAGCTTGGAAAAAATTGGTGTCGATATTCCGGTAGTGCCTGGCATTATGCCGATTACCAATTACGCTCAACTGGCACGTTTTTCACACATGTGTGGTGCAGAAATCCCACGCTGGTTGCGCAAACGCCTAGAAGGCTTTTATGACGACCGAGAAGCGATTGCCGATTACGGCATTGATGTCATCAGCGAGCTATGTCGATCACTGTTGGAAGGCGGCGCACCGGGCTTGCACTTCTACACATTGAATCGTTCAGATACTTCGATCAAGATTTTTAAAAATCTTGGGCTGACCGATTAA
- a CDS encoding DUF3307 domain-containing protein, whose protein sequence is MIEIPLITSLCAVHFLCDFYLQPESWVEDKNSKKIASAKLYLHSFIQAFFAALICLSYSKPFLIVALVIFLSHAAIDLIKTLLPKSLLFFVIDQIAHLAILFTIWLALTDQFHLISDISQETLYPLTIYMLTFGLSLKPASIVISLFLSPYTHTATEEQSSQGIREAGKMIGYIERSLIIIFILAGSIASIGFLIAAKSIFRFGDLTQNNEVRKTEYVLLGTLSSVIISIVLGYVAKYLLSIPSPYILF, encoded by the coding sequence ATGATTGAAATCCCACTTATTACTTCACTATGTGCTGTACATTTCTTATGCGACTTTTATCTTCAACCTGAATCCTGGGTCGAAGATAAAAATTCAAAAAAAATAGCTTCTGCCAAATTATATTTACATTCATTCATACAAGCTTTCTTCGCAGCTTTGATTTGTTTGTCATATTCAAAACCATTCCTGATTGTAGCTTTAGTAATATTTTTATCCCATGCGGCCATCGATCTAATCAAAACTCTTTTACCTAAATCGTTACTATTTTTCGTAATAGACCAAATTGCACATCTTGCTATACTTTTTACTATTTGGCTGGCTTTGACAGATCAATTCCATCTAATCTCTGATATTAGTCAGGAGACTCTTTATCCTCTGACGATCTACATGCTTACTTTTGGCTTATCCTTAAAGCCTGCATCTATCGTGATATCTCTATTCCTTTCACCCTACACACATACCGCTACAGAAGAACAAAGTTCTCAAGGAATACGCGAAGCAGGGAAAATGATTGGATATATAGAACGATCATTAATTATAATTTTTATACTAGCAGGCAGCATTGCCTCTATAGGATTTCTGATAGCAGCTAAATCAATCTTCAGATTTGGAGATTTAACTCAGAATAATGAAGTAAGAAAAACTGAGTATGTACTTTTAGGAACACTGAGCAGCGTCATAATTTCCATAGTACTCGGTTATGTAGCAAAATATTTACTATCGATACCATCTCCTTACATTCTATTTTAA
- a CDS encoding succinate dehydrogenase assembly factor 2, translated as MDIKDNSAVIAVITGDLIASQNLDEQHFQQALTVLSTLFTEMNYEFDLYRGDSFQVIVPPKKVIELAILARLSLKAIGDKQQETDARISIGIGHILRNETIRTSNGSAFIRSGIGLDKIKHRKIVLISASPNKQIELDLLLEYVDKHISELTKEQARVLLAYLAQPDISHEEIGRKVGKSRANTTKILNKANYHLLEKFLTAQPHLIENLKK; from the coding sequence ATGGATATTAAAGACAACTCAGCTGTGATAGCCGTAATAACCGGTGACTTGATAGCTTCACAAAATCTAGATGAGCAGCATTTTCAACAAGCACTCACAGTTTTGAGCACGCTGTTTACTGAAATGAACTACGAGTTCGATCTTTACCGAGGAGACTCCTTTCAGGTAATAGTACCTCCAAAGAAAGTGATCGAACTGGCGATATTAGCTAGGTTGTCTTTAAAAGCCATAGGCGACAAACAGCAAGAAACAGACGCTAGAATTAGTATTGGCATAGGTCATATCCTCAGAAATGAGACGATAAGAACTTCCAATGGTTCTGCATTTATCCGATCAGGCATTGGCCTCGATAAAATAAAACACAGAAAAATAGTTTTGATCTCAGCATCTCCTAATAAACAGATCGAACTTGATCTATTGCTTGAATATGTCGACAAGCACATATCAGAATTAACAAAAGAACAAGCCAGAGTGCTATTAGCTTATCTAGCCCAACCTGATATCTCGCATGAAGAGATTGGAAGAAAAGTTGGTAAATCTAGAGCGAACACAACCAAAATTCTCAATAAAGCAAATTACCATCTACTAGAAAAATTCTTAACAGCACAACCCCACTTGATTGAGAATCTTAAAAAATGA
- a CDS encoding 16S rRNA (uracil(1498)-N(3))-methyltransferase: protein MRISRFYTPQALTLNAEIQLDEAPSRHILKVLRLRAGAEVILFNGQGGEFRAELTNDQSKKASLKLVEWLDREVESPLKIHLAQVISKGDRMDFTIQKAVELGVNEITPLFSERCDVKLKGPRLEKKMEHWRGIITSACEQSGRNTPPTLLPAMTLQQWLEQRPQGTGLILDPHRGQSIKTLEPCDQVSLLVGPEGGLTDQEVDQAREKSMQGITLGPRILRTETAALSVISVLQSCFGDF from the coding sequence ATGAGAATCAGCCGTTTTTATACCCCACAAGCACTAACCTTGAATGCTGAAATCCAGCTGGATGAAGCACCTAGCCGCCACATATTAAAAGTACTGCGTTTAAGAGCAGGTGCCGAGGTGATCCTATTCAATGGTCAAGGTGGTGAGTTCCGTGCCGAGCTAACCAACGACCAAAGCAAAAAAGCTTCGCTGAAACTGGTTGAGTGGTTAGACCGAGAAGTCGAATCACCGTTGAAGATTCATCTGGCTCAAGTCATTTCCAAAGGCGACCGGATGGATTTCACGATTCAGAAGGCGGTAGAGCTTGGTGTTAACGAAATCACTCCACTGTTTTCTGAACGCTGCGACGTGAAACTAAAAGGCCCGCGACTGGAAAAGAAAATGGAACATTGGCGCGGCATTATTACCAGCGCCTGCGAGCAGTCCGGGCGCAATACGCCTCCCACTTTATTACCGGCAATGACTTTACAACAATGGCTCGAACAACGCCCTCAAGGTACTGGCTTGATTCTTGACCCGCACCGCGGCCAATCAATTAAAACTCTGGAGCCGTGCGATCAGGTTTCATTGCTAGTTGGCCCTGAAGGTGGATTAACTGATCAGGAAGTTGACCAAGCAAGAGAAAAAAGCATGCAAGGCATAACGCTGGGCCCTCGAATTCTACGGACAGAAACGGCCGCCTTAAGCGTAATCTCTGTTTTACAAAGCTGCTTTGGTGATTTTTAA